One window of the Trypanosoma brucei gambiense DAL972 chromosome 3, complete sequence genome contains the following:
- a CDS encoding tryptophanyl-tRNA synthetase, putative: protein MTEAVVTPWSVEGDVNYDKLIKDFGSHAIDEALLERIERVLGKKPHHFLRRGIFFSHRDLNLLLDVYESGQPFYLYTGRGPSSESMHMGHLIPFMFTKWLQDSFRVPLVIQMTDDEKFYFRNIPMEQVEAMTTENIKDIIAMGFDPELTFIFRDFDYMGCMYRTVAKIERAFTASQVRGCFGFAMEDNCGRWMFPAIQAAPSFSAAFPHIFPPSMGNVFCLIPQAIDQDPYFRLTRDIAPRLGYLKPAVIHSKFFPGLSGPKGKMSSSSGTAVLLTDTEKMVKDKINKHAFSGGGATKQEHFLLGANVEVDVPIQWLSFFLEDDEELARVKKEYMLGRIMTGEVKKLLINTITAITKTHQEKRKLVTDEDVQLFTSTRIMGPAKKVATQ, encoded by the coding sequence atgaCTGAAGCCGTTGTAACACCGTGGTCTGTCGAGGGTGACGTAAATTATGATAAACTAATAAAAGACTTTGGAAGTCATGCCATCGATGAGGCATTGCTGGAACGGATTGAACGGGTTCTGGGGAAGAAACCGCATCATTTCCTCCGTCGAggaattttcttttcccatagGGATTTGAACCTTCTATTGGACGTATACGAGTCCGGTCAACCTTTTTATCTCTACACTGGCAGAGGTCCAAGCAGCGAGTCCATGCATATGGGTCATTTGATTCCTTTCATGTTTACTAAGTGGCTTCAGGACTCCTTTAGGGTACCCCTCGTGATACAAATGACAGATGATGAGAAGTTTTATTTCCGTAATATCCCGATGGAACAAGTCGAGGCCATGACAacagaaaatataaaagataTTATCGCTATGGGGTTCGACCCCGAGTTAACTTTCATTTTCCGTGACTTTGATTATATGGGATGCATGTACCGTACCGTTGCCAAGATTGAGAGGGCCTTCACTGCGAGTCAAGTACGTGGTTGCTTTGGTTTTGCAATGGAAGACAACTGTGGCCGCTGGATGTTTCCTGCTATACAGGCTGCACCATCTTTCTCAGCAGCTTTTCCTCATATCTTTCCACCATCGATGGGAAATGTGTTTTGTCTCATCCCACAGGCCATTGATCAGGATCCATATTTCCGCCTGACACGTGACATCGCCCCACGTCTCGGTTATTTAAAGCCGGCGGTGATTCATTCCAAGTTCTTCCCCGGATTAAGTGGcccaaaaggaaagatgagTTCATCTTCCGGTACTGCAGTGCTGTTGACGGATACAGAAAAGATGGTGAAGGATAAAATTAACAAACATGCCTTTAGCGGCGGTGGGGCAACCAAGCAAGAGCACTTTCTTCTTGGCGCCAACGTGGAGGTGGATGTTCCTATACAGTggctgtctttttttcttgaagatgatgaagagcTCGCGCGAGTGAAGAAGGAGTATATGTTAGGTCGTATCATGACAGGAGAGGTGAAGAAGTTATTAATTAACACAATAACGGCCATCACGAAAACTCATCAGGAGAAACGGAAATTGGTGACAGACGAGGACGTACAGCTCTTCACAAGCACTCGCATAATGGGCCCGGCTAAGAAGGTGGCAACCCAGTGA
- a CDS encoding syntaxin, putative: MDDPSWQRNCDMLTHALQSLERSTSQIKRSTNKLVTLRDIAQERDKVKKVTSAANAKDVHAVHDALAFLEKYMRLHPTQLRGQGVKLSTEAQVVLENYKKSCDVFYKKCISLEESLRKNSATTRVRIGTGDGSDVDDFDDEGESLLPRGATAGSAQRQAFEDDLHNEIMAERVRETSEIAESVRDINELFNHINSLVAEQGVGLEIIEENVTRSSAATRNAVGHLQQARNSQQRSGRDKMFIFLIVVLMIMLLLVAYHKV; encoded by the coding sequence ATGGACGATCCAAGTTGGCAGCGCAATTGTGATATGCTGACGCATGCGTTGCAATCGTTGGAACGCAGTACCTCCCAAATAAAGCGCAGCACAAATAAACTTGTCACCTTACGTGACATTGCGCAAGAGAGAGATAAGGTAAAGAAAGTAACAAGTGCAGCAAATGCGAAAGATGTGCATGCCGTTCACGATGCTTTGGCTTTTCTGGAAAAATATATGCGACTGCATCCCACGCAGCTGCGTGGACAGGGAGTGAAACTCAGTACGGAGGCTCAAGTTGTGCTAGAAAACTACAAAAAATCATGTGATGTCTTCTATAAAAAGTGCATTTCACTGGAAGAATCATTACGAAAGAACAGTGCAACGACACGTGTGAGGATTGGGACTGGTGATGGAAGTGATGTGGATGATTTTGATGATGAGGGAGAAAGTTTATTACCACGTGGAGCCACTGCGGGATCTGCGCAGCGGCAGGCATTTGAGGATGATCTCCATAACGAAATCATGGCTGAGAGGGTCCGTGAGACGTCAGAGATAGCAGAGAGTGTAAGGGATATTAATGAGTTATTTAATCACATTAACTCATTAGTAGCAGAGCAGGGTGTGGGTTTGGAAATTATCGAGGAAAATGTTACGAGGTCGTCCGCTGCGACGAGGAATGCGGTGGGACATCTTCAACAGGCGCGTAATAGCCAACAGAGATCTGGACGTGACAAGATGTTTATATTTCTTATCGTTGTATTAATGATCATGCTATTGCTCGTTGCGTACCATAAAGTATGA
- a CDS encoding small GTP-binding protein, putative: MVNLRLQVAVVGAPTVGKTAFVQMLHSNGTTFPKNYLMTLGCDFIVKEVPVDDDNTVEMIIFDVSGQREYEPMVSSYLQNTAVFIVMYDVSNKVTFEACARWVNQVRTNSKESVGILIANKSDLSDKAEVTDRQGKDLANANKMKFYKISTLRGVGITEPIDEIARHYVDAYQKRIEQLTQMR, from the coding sequence ATGGTAAACTTGCGTCTTCAGGTGGCCGTAGTTGGCGCACCAACGGTCGGGAAAACTGCATTTGTGCAAATGCTTCACAGCAACGGCACAACATTTCCTAAGAATTACCTCATGACGTTGGGTTGCGACTTTATTGTAAAGGAGGTTCctgttgatgatgataatacgGTGGAAATGATAATATTTGATGTATCAGGCCAGCGCGAGTATGAACCTATGGTTTCTTCGTACCTACAAAACACTGCAGTGTTCATAGTCATGTACGATGTTTCCAATAAAGTTACATTTGAGGCCTGCGCACGTTGGGTGAATCAGGTGAGGACGAACAGTAAAGAGAGTGTTGGAATTCTCATTGCAAATAAATCCGACCTCAGTGATAAGGCTGAAGTGACGGACCGGCAGGGGAAAGATCTCGCAAATGCAAATAAGATGAAGTTCTACAAAATATCCACTTTGCGAGGTGTTGGCATCACTGAGCCCATTGATGAGATTGCGCGGCATTACGTTGACGCATATCAAAAGCGTATTGAACAACTCACCCAAATGAGGTAA